One segment of Natranaeroarchaeum aerophilus DNA contains the following:
- a CDS encoding histidine phosphatase family protein, with product MGTVVLVRHGETAWNDEHRVQGWAPVGLNDRGREQGAALGQHLAATYDIDRIVASDLRRTVETLREIRRAVDTDDVTTDRAWRERDFGVLQGLGYGELFQGYPEFSVLESGYEGASATPERGESWLDFDGRVRDAWGELRESVDDETVVVVTHGGPIHVVLGDLHELDIVETIRDIEIGNCAVTEIHIDDDSTTIRRECDTDFLGQ from the coding sequence ATGGGAACTGTCGTGCTGGTACGCCACGGCGAGACGGCGTGGAACGACGAGCATCGGGTACAGGGCTGGGCACCGGTCGGGCTGAACGACCGTGGCCGGGAACAGGGGGCCGCGCTCGGCCAACATCTCGCAGCAACGTACGATATCGATCGGATCGTCGCCTCCGATCTCCGGCGCACCGTCGAAACCCTCCGAGAGATCCGCCGTGCAGTCGATACGGATGACGTGACGACCGACCGGGCGTGGCGCGAGCGGGACTTCGGCGTCCTGCAGGGGCTCGGGTACGGCGAACTCTTCCAGGGATACCCCGAGTTCTCGGTGCTCGAATCGGGGTATGAGGGAGCCAGCGCAACTCCCGAGCGCGGCGAGAGCTGGCTGGACTTCGATGGTCGCGTGCGCGATGCCTGGGGCGAACTCCGCGAGAGCGTGGACGACGAGACCGTTGTCGTCGTCACCCACGGCGGCCCAATCCACGTTGTTCTCGGCGACCTACACGAGCTGGACATCGTCGAAACGATCAGGGATATCGAGATTGGGAACTGTGCAGTGACGGAGATCCACATCGATGACGACAGCACGACCATTAGACGGGAGTGTGACACCGACTTTCTCGGCCAGTAG
- a CDS encoding DUF2237 family protein, whose product MPPEQNALGGDLEPCSEDPTTGYLRDGCCRDVDGDPGRHELCAVMTEEFLQYSKAQGNDLITPRPEFEFPGLEPGDHWCLCIDRWVEAKEADVAPPVVLEATNESVLDTVLFSTLLEHEYEE is encoded by the coding sequence GTGCCCCCCGAACAGAACGCGCTCGGCGGCGATCTGGAGCCATGTAGCGAGGACCCAACGACCGGCTATCTGCGAGACGGCTGCTGTCGGGATGTCGACGGTGACCCCGGCCGTCACGAGCTGTGTGCGGTGATGACCGAGGAGTTCCTCCAGTACAGCAAGGCGCAGGGGAACGATCTGATCACGCCCCGGCCCGAGTTCGAGTTTCCCGGACTGGAACCGGGCGACCACTGGTGTCTCTGTATCGATCGATGGGTCGAGGCGAAGGAGGCCGACGTCGCGCCGCCGGTCGTCCTCGAAGCGACAAACGAGTCCGTACTCGATACGGTACTGTTCTCGACGCTACTCGAACACGAGTACGAAGAGTAG
- a CDS encoding ABC transporter ATP-binding protein yields MSTDDIRDDTILEEYRESVDHPIYRLFSEYGRDHAHWFAIGVVTSTLARFLSLVPPVILGIAIDAVFSDDQVYSLPLVPQAWIPGSTEGQFWLSVALMGVAMALAAVMNFGRTSTLNWFSHRVKHEVRTDTYQQMQRLDMSFFNDMQTGELMSILNNDTNRLELFLDNMMDSAIQLAVLLLGIGAILFWINPQLALVTLVILPVAGLFTLWFMRRVEVMYAQIRSQVGDLNTRLENNLSGIEVIKSATTEEYEGDRVEETSYEYFRRDWRALRMNLIYRPGLQLLTSFAFIATFIVGGIWVLSGPPLAFTGTLSVGELVTFLLLTQRLVDPLAQMSEIVDRYEDAKASTSRIYALMAIPVSITDADDAVELEDANGRVEYDNVGFSYDGETTVLRNVDFAVEPGETVGLVGPTGAGKTTILKLLLRLYDVDSGAVRVDGYDVRDVTLASLRGSIGYVSQDPFLFDGTIRENLTYGAFDATDEEMIEAAKMAEAHEFVRNLSKGYDTQVGERGVKLSGGQRQRLCIARTILADPPILILDEATSDVDTETEMLIQRSLDRVTENRTTFVIAHRLSTIREADEILVVEDGRIVEDGTHEELIDEDGLYANLWSVQAGEIDDLDAEFVERASRRAAMRSRDTEDE; encoded by the coding sequence ATGAGCACGGACGATATCCGCGATGATACGATTTTAGAGGAGTACCGTGAGAGCGTCGATCACCCTATTTACCGGCTTTTCAGCGAGTACGGACGCGATCACGCCCACTGGTTCGCCATCGGTGTCGTCACGAGTACGCTCGCTCGATTTCTCAGCCTCGTTCCGCCGGTGATCCTGGGCATCGCCATCGACGCCGTCTTCTCCGATGATCAGGTCTACTCCCTGCCGCTGGTGCCCCAGGCGTGGATCCCCGGCAGTACAGAGGGGCAGTTCTGGCTCTCGGTCGCCCTGATGGGGGTCGCAATGGCGCTCGCGGCGGTGATGAACTTCGGCCGGACGTCGACGCTGAACTGGTTCTCTCACCGGGTCAAACACGAGGTACGCACCGACACCTACCAGCAGATGCAGCGCCTCGACATGTCGTTTTTCAACGACATGCAGACTGGCGAGTTGATGAGCATCCTCAACAACGATACGAACCGCCTCGAACTGTTCCTCGACAACATGATGGACAGCGCCATCCAGCTGGCGGTCCTCCTCCTTGGAATCGGTGCGATTCTCTTCTGGATCAACCCACAACTGGCCCTGGTCACCCTCGTTATCCTCCCGGTTGCTGGACTGTTCACTCTCTGGTTCATGCGCCGCGTCGAGGTGATGTACGCCCAGATCCGCTCGCAGGTTGGTGATCTGAACACGCGACTGGAGAACAACCTCAGCGGCATCGAGGTCATCAAGAGCGCGACGACCGAGGAGTACGAGGGCGACCGCGTCGAGGAGACCTCCTACGAGTACTTCCGGCGGGACTGGCGGGCGCTGCGCATGAACCTGATCTACCGGCCGGGGCTTCAGCTCCTGACCTCGTTTGCGTTCATCGCGACGTTCATCGTCGGCGGTATCTGGGTACTTTCGGGGCCTCCCCTTGCGTTCACCGGGACGCTTTCGGTCGGTGAACTGGTCACTTTCCTCCTCCTGACCCAGCGACTGGTCGATCCGCTCGCACAGATGAGCGAGATCGTCGACCGGTACGAGGACGCCAAGGCGTCGACCAGCCGGATCTACGCGCTGATGGCGATCCCCGTCTCGATCACGGACGCCGACGATGCGGTCGAACTAGAAGACGCGAACGGTCGCGTCGAGTACGACAACGTCGGCTTTTCCTACGACGGCGAGACGACAGTTCTCAGAAACGTCGACTTCGCGGTCGAACCCGGTGAGACTGTCGGGCTCGTCGGGCCGACCGGTGCGGGGAAAACGACGATCCTCAAACTCCTGCTCCGGCTCTACGATGTCGACTCCGGCGCGGTGCGCGTCGACGGCTACGATGTCCGGGACGTGACCCTGGCGAGTCTCCGGGGATCGATCGGCTACGTCAGCCAGGACCCATTCCTCTTTGACGGGACCATCCGCGAGAACCTCACCTACGGCGCGTTCGATGCCACGGACGAGGAGATGATCGAAGCGGCGAAGATGGCCGAAGCCCACGAGTTCGTCCGGAACCTCAGCAAGGGCTATGACACGCAGGTCGGCGAGCGCGGCGTCAAGCTCTCCGGTGGCCAGCGCCAGCGCCTCTGTATCGCCCGGACGATCCTCGCGGACCCACCGATCCTGATCCTCGACGAGGCGACCAGCGACGTCGACACCGAGACGGAGATGCTGATCCAGCGCAGCCTGGATCGAGTAACCGAGAACCGGACGACGTTCGTGATTGCCCATCGACTCTCGACGATCCGTGAGGCAGACGAGATCCTCGTCGTCGAAGACGGTCGGATCGTCGAGGACGGCACGCACGAGGAACTCATCGACGAAGACGGGCTGTACGCCAACCTCTGGAGCGTTCAGGCCGGGGAGATCGACGACCTCGATGCGGAGTTCGTCGAGCGGGCCTCACGCCGGGCCGCGATGCGCTCGCGCGACACCGAAGACGAGTAG